From a single Bacteroidia bacterium genomic region:
- a CDS encoding formylglycine-generating enzyme family protein: MKYLAWTVLACCWMLAAGCGESSSDKQSVAVTEGNELDLSRTNAVKNTPSRKADGNENRSPSDEQVSLSGDKDLLFKLPENTPVPEGMVFIPGGITDIGDQNGLPREQPVWSSSIRGFFMDITPVTVGQYRKFVKATGYVTQAEKFGDAAVFDMEGQNWFLKKTAYWEYPQGKDHAIAPDDHPVTQVSYNDAVAYCDWAGKRLPTEAEWEHAARNGNNSRARYSWGDEIEENGRYKANFWQGVFPAFNTNADGFPFTSPVGAFPATQLGLKDISGNVWEWCQTWYKSYDPNDPDKVITAEPERVMRGGSFMCDPNYCHGYRVSGRSGSTPETGLFHVGFRCVKDI; the protein is encoded by the coding sequence ATGAAATACCTTGCCTGGACAGTTTTGGCTTGTTGTTGGATGCTGGCAGCGGGATGTGGCGAATCATCTTCCGACAAACAAAGTGTGGCCGTAACTGAAGGAAACGAACTCGACCTCAGCCGCACCAATGCTGTAAAAAATACGCCCAGTCGCAAAGCCGACGGGAATGAAAACAGGTCTCCATCTGATGAGCAGGTCTCTCTTTCCGGAGACAAAGATTTGCTGTTTAAGCTACCGGAAAATACGCCTGTACCCGAAGGCATGGTTTTCATTCCCGGAGGCATTACCGATATTGGCGACCAGAATGGCCTTCCCCGCGAACAGCCCGTATGGTCTTCCTCCATCAGAGGATTTTTTATGGACATCACGCCCGTAACGGTAGGGCAATACCGCAAGTTTGTCAAAGCCACGGGATATGTAACCCAGGCAGAAAAATTTGGCGATGCAGCGGTATTTGATATGGAAGGGCAAAACTGGTTTCTCAAAAAAACTGCTTACTGGGAATATCCACAGGGCAAAGACCATGCGATTGCGCCCGACGATCATCCCGTAACGCAGGTGTCCTACAACGATGCAGTCGCATATTGCGACTGGGCGGGCAAACGCCTCCCTACCGAAGCAGAATGGGAACATGCCGCGCGCAATGGCAACAATTCGCGGGCAAGGTACTCCTGGGGTGACGAAATTGAGGAAAACGGCCGGTATAAGGCCAATTTCTGGCAGGGCGTTTTTCCCGCATTTAATACCAATGCCGACGGGTTTCCATTTACCTCACCGGTAGGTGCATTTCCCGCAACGCAGCTCGGACTAAAAGACATCAGCGGCAACGTATGGGAATGGTGCCAGACCTGGTACAAATCCTACGACCCCAACGACCCCGACAAAGTCATTACGGCTGAGCCCGAAAGAGTGATGCGTGGGGGGTCGTTTATGTGCGACCCCAACTATTGCCACGGGTACCGGGTATCGGGCCGGTCAGGTTCGACGCCTGAAACCGGCTTGTTTCATGTAGGCTTCCGATGTGTAAAAGATATTTAA
- a CDS encoding DUF4301 family protein — MFTEKDLRQIADQGATLVTVEKQIEDFRQGFPFLKIIRAATVGDGIIRLEEAAVNQAVSQYEEALPKKKVLKFVPASGAASRMFKSLFTLMDSYKGTAEDDAKFEKDKSFQSVYYFFNHLEDFAFFHDLKATFSEAEWDKLLAEKNYPQILRHLLTEAGLNYGNLPKGLLQFHKYKEGERTPAQEHLVEAANSCTVRGGTAYLHMTVSPEHREKFTSHIAAKKGAIEAEYGVKIEVSFSIQKPSTDTIAVDPENQPFRNPDGSLLFRPGGHGALIENLNETDADIIFIKNIDNVVPDRIKGETYRYKKALAGVLLDVQAQVFSYLAKLDTADETLLGEIDQFIQKTLCTQPPAAFASLSTEEKKAYFQTKLNRPIRVCGMVKNEGEPGGGPFWAQNSDGSVSLQIAESAQIDTQDPSQKDLMETATHFNPVDLVCAPRDRFGKPFDLLQHRDPQTGFISSKSQGGKDLKALELPGLWNGAMSDWNTLFVEVPIITFNPVKTVNDLLRDEHR, encoded by the coding sequence ATGTTTACTGAAAAAGACCTTCGCCAGATCGCTGACCAGGGCGCGACACTTGTTACTGTTGAAAAGCAAATCGAAGATTTTCGCCAGGGTTTTCCCTTTCTCAAAATTATCCGTGCGGCTACAGTTGGAGATGGGATTATCCGTCTTGAAGAAGCCGCTGTCAATCAGGCTGTAAGCCAGTATGAGGAGGCCCTTCCGAAAAAGAAAGTACTCAAATTTGTTCCTGCCTCAGGCGCCGCCAGCCGGATGTTTAAGTCGCTGTTTACCCTGATGGACAGCTATAAGGGCACGGCAGAGGACGACGCAAAATTTGAAAAAGATAAAAGTTTTCAGTCTGTTTACTATTTTTTCAACCACCTGGAAGACTTTGCTTTTTTCCATGATCTGAAGGCGACTTTTTCTGAAGCCGAATGGGACAAACTCCTCGCAGAAAAAAATTATCCCCAAATCCTCCGCCACCTCCTTACTGAAGCTGGCCTGAATTACGGAAATCTGCCCAAAGGGCTGTTGCAATTCCACAAATATAAGGAAGGAGAACGCACTCCGGCTCAGGAACACCTCGTCGAAGCCGCCAACTCCTGTACTGTTCGCGGCGGAACCGCCTACCTCCACATGACCGTTTCTCCCGAACACCGGGAAAAATTCACCAGCCATATCGCAGCCAAAAAAGGAGCCATCGAAGCAGAATATGGGGTAAAAATTGAGGTTTCCTTTTCCATCCAAAAACCTTCCACGGATACCATTGCCGTTGACCCTGAAAACCAGCCCTTCCGCAACCCTGACGGCAGCCTGCTTTTCCGTCCCGGCGGCCACGGCGCACTGATCGAAAACCTCAACGAAACAGATGCCGATATTATCTTTATCAAAAATATCGACAACGTGGTGCCTGACAGGATTAAAGGCGAAACCTACCGCTATAAAAAAGCCCTCGCAGGGGTGTTGCTGGACGTTCAGGCACAGGTATTTTCCTATTTGGCGAAACTCGATACTGCTGACGAGACCCTGTTGGGAGAAATTGACCAATTTATCCAAAAAACCCTTTGTACCCAGCCGCCCGCTGCATTTGCCAGTTTAAGTACAGAAGAGAAAAAGGCCTATTTTCAGACCAAACTCAACCGCCCGATCCGCGTGTGTGGAATGGTGAAAAATGAAGGAGAACCCGGCGGCGGCCCATTCTGGGCGCAAAACAGCGACGGCTCCGTATCCCTCCAGATCGCCGAAAGCGCGCAAATCGATACGCAGGATCCCAGCCAAAAAGACCTGATGGAGACAGCCACACATTTTAATCCCGTGGATCTCGTCTGTGCTCCCCGCGACCGGTTTGGCAAACCCTTTGATCTGCTTCAGCACCGCGACCCGCAGACAGGCTTCATTTCTTCCAAATCGCAGGGCGGCAAAGACCTCAAAGCACTGGAATTGCCAGGACTTTGGAACGGCGCCATGTCGGACTGGAATACACTGTTTGTCGAAGTACCCATTATCACCTTCAATCCTGTAAAAACGGTGAATGATCTGCTTAGGGATGAGCACAGATAA
- a CDS encoding four helix bundle protein — MKRENPIRDKSFAFSIRVVNVYKYLVGEKKEFVMSKQFLRSGTAIGALYREAEQAESKADFVHKLGIAQKECNEVLYWLELLNATDFLDQDLFDSLHDDATELIKIITSIIKSTKRVNNG; from the coding sequence ATGAAGAGAGAAAATCCGATACGAGATAAGAGCTTTGCATTTTCAATCAGGGTTGTGAATGTGTATAAATATTTGGTGGGTGAAAAAAAAGAATTTGTGATGAGTAAGCAGTTTTTGCGGTCAGGTACTGCCATTGGGGCTTTGTACAGGGAAGCAGAACAAGCAGAGAGCAAGGCTGATTTTGTGCATAAGTTGGGCATCGCGCAAAAGGAATGTAATGAGGTATTGTACTGGCTTGAATTGCTCAATGCCACCGATTTTTTAGATCAGGATCTATTTGATTCATTGCACGATGACGCGACAGAATTGATAAAAATTATCACAAGTATTATTAAATCAACCAAACGGGTTAATAATGGTTAA